One genomic region from Drosophila subpulchrella strain 33 F10 #4 breed RU33 chromosome 2R, RU_Dsub_v1.1 Primary Assembly, whole genome shotgun sequence encodes:
- the LOC119550633 gene encoding uncharacterized protein LOC119550633, producing the protein MERSIIGFSFLLLLLECSQAAFNCSAPPNFNNFDINTCCRTPELDMGDVPQKCHKYVSGLKSANSKYPSFAHLCYPDCIYRETGAMSNGKIRMERVKQYLEEHVHRRDQDIVTQIVRSFESCLSNVEGHIKSSNIESYKVLPHGCSPYAGIIYSCVNAETFLHCPPKMWKNERPCNLAKEFAEQCNPLPHVPLPSS; encoded by the exons atggAGAGATCTATTATTGGTTTTAGTTTTCTACTTCTTTTGCTGGAATGTTCGCAAGCAGCTTTTAACTGCTCAGCGCCACCGAATTTCAATAATTTT GACATTAACACTTGCTGTCGTACACCGGAATTGGATATGGGGGATGTGCCCCAGAAGTGCCACAAGTATGTAAGTGGATTGAAGTCGGCGAACTCCAAATATCCCAGCTTTGCCCATCTG TGCTATCCAGATTGTATCTACAGGGAAACGGGAGCCATGTCGAATGGAAAAATAAGAATGGAAAGGGTTAAGCAGTATTTGGAAGAGCATGTTCACCGGCGAGACCAGGATATTGTTACCCAAATAGTGCGCTCCTTTGAGTCCTGTCTGTCCAACG TTGAAGGCCACATAAAGTCATCGAACATCGAGTCCTATAAAGTCCTACCCCACGGCTGTTCACCCTATGCCGGAATAATTTATAGCTGTGTGAATGCCGAGACCTTCCTCCATTGTCCCCCGAAAATGTGGAAAAACGAGAGACCCTGCAATTTGGCCAAGGAATTCGCTGAACAGTGCAATCCACTGCCCCATGTTCCACTGCCTAGCAGCTAA
- the LOC119551965 gene encoding uncharacterized protein LOC119551965, producing the protein MNQLTFVSCLLLLSSTQAAFQDFVLGPEYYEGDSELVPFEHEYPDEDMGEDTMVSFQDVQREGIVDTNLLMKALMQHAHRLGMSLEELAHLNMEAEEGESMNQLGCSSGQDVIGYQEKPTWRDVLFN; encoded by the exons ATGAACCAGTTAACCTTTGTCAGTTGCCTTTTGCTCTTGTCGAGCACTCAAGCAGCATTCCAGGACTTTGTCCTAGGACCTGAG TACTATGAAGGTGATAGCGAATTGGTTCCGTTTGAACATGAATATCCGGATGAGGATATGGGTGAGGATACTATGGTCTCATTCCAAGATGTGCAACGTGAAGGTATTGTGGATACCAATCTGCTGATGAAAGCTTTAATGCAGCATGCCCATCGCTTGGGCATGAGTTTGGAAGAGTTGG CTCACTTAAATATGGAAGCAGAAGAAGGAGAGTCTATGAACCAACTGGGCTGCTCATCTGGCCAAGATGTCATTGGATACCAAGAAAAGCCCACTTGGCGGGATGTGCTCTTTAACTAG